The genome window ACAAATGGTAACCCGGGAATGGAGCACACCAATCCTCCAACACACGAACCAGGCGGCCATTTTCCAGATGCGGTGCGAATTCTTCTTCAGGAAGATAGGCGATGCCTAAGCCAGCCAAAGCCGCATCCACCATGCTGGGAGAGGTGTTGAAAACGAGTTGGCCATCCACCCGTACATTCAACGGTTGACCGCGACGTTCAAACTCCCAAACGTACAACCCCCCTGCTGTTTGCATACGCTGATTGATACAACTGTGCTTTAGCAGGTCACGTGGTTTTTTGGGCGTTGGATGCCTTTCGAAATACTTCGGGGAGGCCGCAGCGGCCATGCGCAGTTGAGGACCGATGGGTACCGCAACCATATCCTTGTCGATGGTATCGCCCAAACGAACGCCTGCATCGAAACGGTCGGCGACGATGTCTCGAAAACCATAATTGATATCGAACTCTATCTTGATATC of Pseudomonas fluorescens contains these proteins:
- a CDS encoding LysR family transcriptional regulator, producing MVRRNLNDLLSFVTIAREGSFTRAASVLGVTQSALSQAMSGLEARLEIRLLTRTTRSVSPTVAGERLLKAIGHRFDEIEAELDELTEMRDKPAGTVRITCGEHILRAHLLPKLTPLLLDYPDIKIEFDINYGFRDIVADRFDAGVRLGDTIDKDMVAVPIGPQLRMAAAASPKYFERHPTPKKPRDLLKHSCINQRMQTAGGLYVWEFERRGQPLNVRVDGQLVFNTSPSMVDAALAGLGIAYLPEEEFAPHLENGRLVRVLEDWCAPFPGYHLYYPSRRQPSRAFTLVMNALRV